A section of the Papio anubis isolate 15944 chromosome 16, Panubis1.0, whole genome shotgun sequence genome encodes:
- the LGALS2 gene encoding galectin-2 encodes MMGELEVKNMDMKPGSTLKITGRIADGADGFVINLGQGTDKLNLHFNPRFSESTIVCNSLDGSNWGQEQREDHLCFSPGSEVKFTVTFESDKFKVKLPDGHELTFPNRLGHSHLSYLSVRGGFNTSSFKLKE; translated from the exons GGGGAACTTGAGGTTAAGAACATGGACATGAAGCCGGGGTCAACCCTGAAGATCACAGGCAGGATCGCTGATGGCGCTGATGG CTTTGTAATTAACCTGGGCCAGGGGACAGACAAGCTGAACCTGCATTTCAACCCTCGCTTCAGCGAATCCACCATTGTCTGCAACTCACTGGATGGCAGCAACTGGGGGCAAGAACAACGGGAAGATCACCTGTGCTTCAGCCCAGGGTCAGAGGTCAAG TTCACGGTGACCTTTGAGAGTGACAAATTCAAGGTGAAGCTGCCAGATGGGCATGAGCTGACCTTTCCCAACAGGCTGGGCCACAGCCACCTGAGCTACCTGAGCGTGAGGGGTGGGTTCAACACGTCCTCTTTcaagttaaaagaataa
- the CDC42EP1 gene encoding cdc42 effector protein 1, which yields MPGPQGGGGAPTMSLGKLSPVVWGSSSQGKRRLTADMISPPLGDFRHTMHVGRGGDVFGDTSFLSNHGGSSRGTHRSPRNFLAKKLQLVRRVGAPPRRMASPPAPSPAPPAISPIIKNAISLPQLNQAAYDSLVVGKLSFDGSPSSSTDGHSSYGLDSGFCTISRLPRSEKPHDRDRDGSFPSEPGLRRSDSLLSFRLDLDLGPSLLSELLGVMSLPEAPAAETPAPAANPPAPAANPPAPAANPPAPAANPPAPAANPPGPAANPPAPATTPPAPAANPPAPATSSTPHGHCPNGVTAGLGPVAEVKASPVGGGPRGPAGPALGRHWGAGWGGGRHYPEMDARQERVEVLPQARASWESLDEEWRAPQAHSRTPVPSTVQANTFEFADAEEDDEVKV from the exons ATGCCCGGCCCCCAGGGGGGCGGCGGCGCCCCCACCATGAGCCTGGGCAAGCTCTCGCCTGTGGTCTGGGGGTCCAGTTCACAGGGAAAGAGGCGGCTGACTGCAGACATGATCAGCCCCCCGCTCGGGGACTTCCGCCACACCATGCATGTGGGCCGTGGTGGGGACGTCTTCGGGGACACCTCCTTCCTCAGCAACCACGGTGGCAGCTCCAGGGGCACCCATCGCTCACCCCGCAACTTCCTGGCCAAGAAGCTGCAGCTGGTGCGGAGGGTGGGGGCGCCCCCCCGGAGGATGGCGTCTCCCCCTGCACCCTCCCCGGCTCCACCGGCCATCTCCCCCATCATCAAGAATGCCATCTCCCTGCCCCAGCTCAACCAGGCCGCCTACGACAGCCTCGTGGTTGGCAAGCTCAGTTTCGACGGCAGCCCCAGCAGCTCCACGGACGGCCACTCCAGCTACG GCCTGGACTCTGGGTTCTGCACCATCTCCCGCCTGCCCCGCTCGGAAAAGCCGCATGACCGAGACCGGGATGGTTCCTTCCCCTCTGAGCCCGGGCTTCGCCGCTCAGACTCTCTCTTGTCCTTCCGCCTGGACCTCGACCTTGGGCCCTCACTCCTCAGCGAGCTGCTAGGGGTCATGAGCCTCCCGGAAGCCCCTGCAGCTGAGACTCCAGCCCCTGCTGCAAACCCCCCAGCCCCTGCTGCAAACCCTCCAGCCCCTGCCGCAAACCCCCCGGCCCCTGCCGCAAACCCCCCAGCCCCTGCCGCAAACCCCCCGGGTCCTGCTGCAAaccccccagcccctgccacaaCCCCCCCGGCTCCTGCTGCAAACCCTCCAGCCCCTGCCACAAGCTCCACACCCCATGGACACTGTCCCAATGGGGTAACAGCTGGGTTGGGCCCAGTGGCTGAGGTGAAGGCCAGCCCAGTGGGAGGGGGTCCACGAGGACCTGCTGGCCCTGCCCTCGGCAGGCACTGGGGAGCAGGCTGGGGTGGTGGCCGCCACTACCCGGAGATGGATGCGCGGCAGGAGCGGGTGGAGGTGCTGCCCCAAGCCCGGGCCTCCTGGGAGAGCCTGGATGAAGAGTGGAGGGCACCCCAGGCACACAGCAGGACCCCGGTGCCCAGCACGGTGCAAGCAAACACCTTTGAATTTGCGGATGCTGAGGAGGATGATGAGGTCAAGGTGTGA